In Bifidobacterium sp. ESL0745, one DNA window encodes the following:
- a CDS encoding glycoside hydrolase family 3 N-terminal domain-containing protein — protein sequence MVQINMNDVRTLLKNLTPYLVVIAAMLLISIVLLCAINKHTVKQSRVRKLIHSQSWIVTAIVIVIAVSMMLFGPLNAMLTKATDKHKLQPQTIAASKSLATDIEREAITLLKNDDSHLPLTEKKINVFGWGSTNPITGGTGSGSMSPDYPTTSLLDGLHQAGFKTNSELSKLYTSYRTTRPTVGIFQQDWTLPEVPSAQYSENLLKNATDFSDEAMIVITRVGGEGADLPTNMGAKDLTYHNNSKSYADFTPGETFLQLSRTEQDMINMVTKRFKNVTLVYNGANAMQLNFINSYPQIKSVLWCPPAGQTGFTALGQVLAGTINPSGKTSDTFVKDLTKTPSFNNFGSFSYDNMKEFKGSTLLGTPTYPTFVNYDEGIYVGYRFYETAAQEGLIDYNSSVQYPFGYGLSYTTFTQKMGNLTSSNDTVSFPVTVTNTGNKSGKDTVETYFNPPYTNGGIEKASTNLIAFNKTKTLKPGESQTIHVSFNRQDMASYDSAKTKGYVLEAGDYQVSIRSDSHEPIATQTVNVSDTQIYGKDHKRDSDKTAATNQFDDATGHVTYLSRANHFANYQQATAAPTSMTMPSDLKAKFINASNYRPKAQDDKSDKMPTMGAKNGVQLYQLRGKSYDDPLWDKLLDQMSFSDMDTLISQAGYGTKAIKSVGKIELTDADGPAALNNNFTNVGSIGFPSSTSVACTWNTDLASRYGRLIGDMAHDMNVTGWYAPAMDIHRSAFGGRNFEYFSEDGLLAGTLAAAQIKAAQSKGVYAFMKHFAVNEQETNRSSMLATWANEQSIREIYLKPFELSVKLGNAHAAMTALNYLGPTYVAANPNLLENVLRKEWGFKGFVITDTFAGVGYQVGDQEVRAGNDAMLTIIDTTNHITDHSATSVKAMRRASHNILYTAVTSWKYENGKPAMQTPSWQIATYVVVAILAILLILAEIATIRRFHGRRDKISIIDGTSDTQQ from the coding sequence ATGGTCCAAATAAACATGAATGACGTACGTACCCTGTTAAAAAATCTGACACCGTACCTTGTCGTCATAGCAGCGATGCTGCTGATATCAATCGTCCTGTTGTGTGCCATCAACAAGCACACCGTCAAACAAAGCCGAGTAAGAAAGCTCATACATTCCCAAAGCTGGATTGTCACAGCCATCGTTATCGTAATCGCAGTGAGCATGATGCTTTTCGGCCCGCTTAACGCCATGCTCACCAAGGCGACCGACAAACATAAACTGCAGCCTCAAACCATTGCCGCCTCGAAATCGCTGGCAACGGATATCGAACGCGAAGCAATCACATTGCTCAAGAACGATGATTCCCACTTGCCTTTGACAGAAAAGAAAATCAATGTATTCGGCTGGGGGTCGACCAACCCAATCACTGGAGGCACTGGCTCCGGTTCCATGTCTCCGGATTATCCCACTACATCGCTGTTAGACGGTTTGCATCAGGCTGGCTTTAAAACCAACAGCGAACTGAGCAAACTCTACACCAGCTATCGCACGACCAGACCGACTGTTGGCATCTTCCAGCAAGATTGGACACTCCCCGAAGTCCCCTCAGCCCAATATTCCGAAAACCTGTTGAAAAACGCTACCGATTTCAGCGATGAAGCGATGATCGTCATCACTCGCGTCGGAGGCGAAGGAGCTGACCTTCCAACGAATATGGGTGCCAAAGACCTTACCTATCATAACAATTCCAAGAGCTATGCCGACTTCACGCCAGGAGAGACTTTCCTGCAATTGAGCCGTACCGAGCAAGACATGATCAACATGGTCACCAAGCGCTTCAAGAACGTCACCCTGGTTTATAACGGCGCAAATGCCATGCAACTGAATTTCATCAACTCCTATCCTCAAATCAAATCCGTGCTGTGGTGTCCACCTGCTGGCCAGACCGGTTTCACGGCCCTCGGCCAAGTTCTGGCAGGCACCATCAACCCTTCCGGCAAGACTTCGGACACGTTCGTCAAGGACCTGACCAAGACACCATCATTCAACAACTTCGGATCCTTCTCCTACGACAACATGAAGGAATTCAAAGGCTCCACCCTTCTGGGAACACCGACTTATCCTACATTTGTGAATTATGACGAGGGAATCTATGTCGGTTACCGTTTCTATGAAACAGCTGCGCAAGAAGGGCTGATTGACTACAATTCATCGGTGCAATATCCGTTCGGATATGGCCTGAGCTACACAACGTTTACTCAAAAAATGGGAAATCTTACCAGCTCCAACGATACGGTATCGTTCCCAGTCACCGTGACCAACACCGGCAACAAATCAGGAAAAGACACCGTCGAGACCTACTTCAATCCGCCATATACCAATGGCGGAATCGAAAAGGCCAGCACCAACCTCATTGCATTCAACAAGACAAAGACACTCAAACCGGGCGAATCACAAACGATACATGTGTCATTCAATCGACAGGATATGGCATCCTACGACTCGGCAAAAACCAAAGGCTATGTTCTCGAAGCCGGAGACTATCAAGTGTCCATCCGTTCTGATTCGCACGAGCCGATCGCCACGCAGACCGTGAACGTGTCCGACACCCAAATATACGGGAAGGATCACAAGCGCGATTCTGATAAAACCGCAGCGACCAATCAGTTCGACGACGCCACAGGGCATGTGACATATTTGTCCCGTGCCAATCACTTCGCCAATTATCAACAGGCCACCGCCGCCCCAACCAGCATGACGATGCCCTCAGACCTGAAAGCGAAATTCATCAACGCATCCAATTACCGGCCGAAAGCTCAGGACGACAAATCCGACAAAATGCCTACCATGGGTGCAAAAAACGGAGTGCAGCTATACCAACTGCGCGGCAAATCATACGATGACCCGTTATGGGACAAGTTGCTCGACCAAATGAGCTTCAGCGATATGGACACCTTGATTTCCCAAGCCGGATACGGGACGAAAGCCATCAAGAGCGTAGGCAAAATCGAATTGACGGATGCCGACGGTCCAGCAGCCCTGAACAACAATTTCACCAATGTAGGATCGATTGGATTCCCTTCCTCCACTTCCGTAGCATGCACTTGGAACACCGATCTCGCAAGTCGCTACGGCAGGTTGATCGGCGACATGGCACATGACATGAATGTGACCGGATGGTATGCCCCCGCTATGGATATCCATCGCAGCGCATTCGGCGGAAGGAATTTCGAGTATTTCTCCGAAGACGGTCTATTGGCAGGTACTCTTGCCGCCGCTCAAATCAAAGCCGCACAATCCAAGGGTGTCTATGCGTTCATGAAGCATTTTGCCGTCAACGAGCAGGAGACGAACCGGTCAAGCATGCTGGCGACATGGGCCAACGAACAATCGATCCGCGAAATCTACCTCAAACCGTTCGAACTTTCCGTCAAACTCGGCAACGCCCATGCCGCAATGACCGCGCTGAACTACCTTGGACCGACCTATGTGGCCGCCAATCCCAACCTCCTTGAGAATGTACTTCGCAAGGAATGGGGATTCAAGGGATTCGTGATAACCGACACCTTCGCCGGAGTCGGGTATCAGGTCGGCGATCAGGAAGTCCGCGCGGGCAATGATGCGATGCTCACTATCATCGACACCACTAACCACATCACCGACCATTCGGCGACCTCGGTCAAAGCCATGCGCAGAGCCTCTCACAACATTCTCTACACAGCCGTCACCAGCTGGAAATACGAAAACGGAAAACCTGCAATGCAGACGCCTTCATGGCAAATTGCCACGTACGTTGTAGTAGCGATACTCGCGATCCTGCTCATACTCGCGGAAATCGCAACCATCCGTCGTTTCCATGGCCGTCGAGACAAAATAAGCATCATAGATGGTACATCCGATACACAGCAGTGA
- the rsmI gene encoding 16S rRNA (cytidine(1402)-2'-O)-methyltransferase codes for MEASDMESAKYKTGEREIAEDDVNGREVAEDAVMEDGVMVEIPRGTVVLAATPIGNVGDASARLRALLERADIVAAEDTRRLYDLANRLGVHVGGRVVANHDHNERAKADGLLDEVERGATVLVVSDAGMPTVNDPGVAIVRRAIERDLPVTCAPGPSAVLDALALSGLPTDRFCYEGFVPRKHNERVQRFRSLLGERRTIVFYETLHRIAETMDDLLEMFGPDRPMALCRELTKDYEQIRRGTIGEIHQSVVDDPPRGEIVLVIAGASEDEALKAGEATAAVLSVDDLAALAAERANKTNERIKDAIAEVVKEHPLPDGSLPNRKAIYTATLKLK; via the coding sequence ATGGAAGCAAGTGATATGGAATCCGCAAAATACAAGACCGGCGAACGGGAAATCGCGGAAGATGATGTCAATGGGCGCGAAGTAGCGGAAGACGCTGTAATGGAAGATGGTGTGATGGTTGAGATCCCGCGTGGAACGGTGGTATTGGCGGCTACGCCGATCGGCAATGTCGGCGACGCTTCGGCCAGGCTACGGGCGTTGCTTGAGCGCGCGGACATCGTTGCAGCGGAGGACACGCGGCGCCTTTACGACTTGGCGAATCGGCTCGGTGTGCATGTCGGCGGTCGCGTCGTGGCCAACCACGATCACAACGAGCGCGCGAAGGCCGACGGCCTGCTCGACGAAGTCGAGCGCGGGGCGACCGTGCTGGTGGTCTCGGACGCGGGCATGCCCACCGTCAATGACCCAGGCGTGGCCATCGTCCGCCGTGCCATCGAGCGCGACTTGCCGGTGACCTGCGCTCCCGGCCCCTCTGCGGTGCTCGACGCGCTCGCGCTTTCTGGCCTGCCGACCGACCGCTTCTGCTACGAAGGCTTCGTGCCGCGCAAGCACAACGAGCGTGTCCAGCGTTTCCGTTCGCTGCTGGGGGAACGGCGCACCATCGTTTTCTACGAAACGCTGCACCGCATCGCCGAGACGATGGACGACTTGCTTGAGATGTTTGGTCCTGATCGTCCGATGGCCCTGTGCCGCGAACTGACCAAAGACTACGAGCAGATTCGCCGTGGAACCATCGGCGAAATCCACCAGTCCGTCGTTGACGATCCCCCACGCGGCGAAATCGTTCTGGTCATTGCCGGTGCCAGTGAGGACGAAGCGCTCAAGGCCGGCGAAGCCACGGCAGCGGTTTTAAGCGTCGATGACTTGGCCGCGCTCGCCGCCGAACGTGCCAACAAAACCAATGAGCGCATCAAGGATGCCATCGCCGAGGTCGTCAAGGAGCACCCGCTTCCAGACGGTTCCCTGCCCAATCGCAAGGCCATCTACACAGCGACGCTCAAGCTGAAGTAA
- a CDS encoding LytTR family DNA-binding domain-containing protein: MTIRIALVEDDEDDADTLSSFISKFFNSDHSKFSIIRFNNGDDFLEKYSAQINLIFMDIEMPGTNGMASAQKLRKIAPETPLIFSTRLSQFASIGYNVDALGYLLKPLNYHAFVIPMRKAVKHIASRSTVTLTLCTNGRDEFVSSARIKFVEVRGHILYYHIDDEKWKIWGSLKSASEQLYDAGFILCNRYCLVNPQWIDSINGNTLTIGSDTVTISRNKKKKLLKTLLQYHES; this comes from the coding sequence ATGACAATACGTATTGCCTTGGTAGAAGATGACGAAGACGACGCCGATACGCTCAGTTCGTTCATCAGCAAATTCTTCAACAGCGACCATTCAAAGTTTTCCATCATCAGATTCAACAATGGCGATGATTTTCTGGAAAAATATAGCGCACAAATCAATTTGATATTCATGGATATCGAAATGCCTGGGACCAACGGCATGGCCTCCGCACAGAAACTGCGCAAAATCGCACCTGAAACACCATTGATTTTCAGCACAAGACTTTCCCAATTTGCTTCTATCGGCTATAACGTTGACGCCTTGGGCTACCTTCTGAAACCACTGAATTACCACGCCTTCGTCATCCCCATGCGCAAGGCCGTCAAACACATTGCCAGCCGCTCCACTGTCACACTTACCCTGTGCACAAACGGCAGAGACGAATTCGTTTCTTCCGCACGTATCAAATTCGTTGAAGTACGCGGACATATATTGTATTACCATATAGATGACGAGAAATGGAAAATCTGGGGAAGCCTCAAATCCGCATCAGAACAACTCTACGACGCCGGCTTCATCCTCTGTAATCGATATTGCCTGGTAAATCCGCAATGGATAGACAGCATAAACGGCAATACACTGACCATCGGCAGCGATACCGTGACTATCAGTAGGAACAAAAAGAAAAAGCTTCTCAAGACATTACTTCAGTATCACGAGAGCTAG
- a CDS encoding alpha/beta hydrolase: MQYITKTIKGIDGSEATLTGYIIDNSPEIDPNRRRPAVLIFPGGGFNKVTDREAEPIAMMAVGAGVQAFILRYSIAPSRYPVQMLEGAEAMKIIRENAEAWHIDPKAVTVIGFSCGGQLAASMATTTGDDVMRENGYDPDEVRANGLALGYSVLTAGKYTHVGTIDKLLGEKKTDQKMLDEISCEKHVDSKTPTTFIWQTVTDAVVPVQNSLLFINACVDAGVPVEAHIFPHGPHSLALATAETAAAGNTAQIEPSAQIWPSLWAAWIKRNFVK, from the coding sequence ATGCAATACATTACGAAAACCATTAAAGGCATCGACGGCAGCGAGGCGACACTGACCGGTTATATCATCGACAATTCACCGGAAATCGATCCGAACCGTCGCCGTCCGGCGGTGCTCATTTTCCCCGGCGGCGGATTCAACAAGGTAACCGACCGCGAGGCCGAGCCCATCGCGATGATGGCCGTGGGCGCGGGCGTTCAGGCCTTCATACTGCGCTATTCCATCGCCCCATCGCGCTACCCAGTGCAAATGCTTGAGGGCGCAGAAGCCATGAAGATCATCCGCGAGAACGCCGAAGCCTGGCACATCGACCCCAAAGCCGTCACCGTGATCGGCTTCTCGTGCGGCGGCCAGCTCGCCGCCTCGATGGCGACCACCACCGGCGACGACGTGATGCGCGAAAACGGCTATGATCCCGACGAAGTCCGTGCCAACGGCCTGGCACTGGGCTACTCCGTGCTCACCGCCGGCAAGTATACGCACGTCGGCACGATCGACAAGCTGCTCGGCGAGAAGAAAACCGATCAGAAGATGCTTGACGAAATCTCCTGCGAAAAGCACGTGGATTCCAAGACGCCGACCACCTTCATCTGGCAGACCGTCACCGACGCCGTGGTGCCGGTGCAGAACTCGCTGCTCTTCATCAACGCCTGCGTCGACGCGGGTGTGCCCGTCGAGGCACACATCTTCCCGCACGGCCCCCACAGCCTGGCACTGGCCACCGCCGAGACGGCTGCCGCCGGCAACACCGCGCAGATTGAGCCGAGTGCCCAAATCTGGCCGAGCCTTTGGGCCGCGTGGATCAAGCGCAATTTCGTAAAGTAG
- a CDS encoding ATP-binding protein, with amino-acid sequence MAALDLLAFFPELLVGSALFIPLSVWRKNIRLSSIPVAILVMTLYFLTTSTETFPRPSLPFVIFSYVLCDMAVMALIKYCTTEPWLSAFIFSVLGHATQHLSYDISNITIWIIGAANNGIAQIPIIIPHLLGCTVIYPLVWFLLAKRFRVNHEKTKNSLIWVIACSLILLLIIILNLIFTHDSGYSIYDTICTLLAMTILMLLSSNNRLQSNILLLKQVEQSQQKHYELAKDSINLINVKYHDLKKLALRLADTPANDVVPTAKTWAQDISKSISTYDAIFHTGNAALDTIINENALYCNTNNITLLCMADGKCLESLSEPCIYALFGNLLDNATEAVTQVNDVDKRIINLTVKSSNGLITIQETNYFSGSIAFNRDGLPKSSKKDDSHGFGLRSIEHEIRTHQGYMKISVDHDLFTLTAIIPIP; translated from the coding sequence ATGGCCGCACTCGATTTGCTTGCATTCTTCCCCGAATTGCTCGTCGGCTCCGCACTATTCATACCATTGTCGGTATGGCGGAAAAACATAAGGCTCAGCTCTATTCCCGTTGCCATACTGGTGATGACTCTTTATTTTCTGACGACATCAACAGAAACTTTCCCTCGGCCGTCTCTTCCATTCGTCATTTTCAGCTATGTACTTTGCGACATGGCTGTGATGGCCCTCATCAAATATTGCACAACCGAACCTTGGTTGAGCGCATTCATCTTTTCGGTCTTAGGCCACGCAACCCAACACCTGTCATACGATATTTCAAATATCACAATCTGGATCATCGGAGCAGCAAACAATGGCATTGCGCAAATACCGATCATCATCCCCCATCTTCTCGGCTGCACGGTGATTTACCCCTTGGTCTGGTTCTTGCTGGCGAAACGATTCAGAGTCAATCACGAGAAAACCAAGAATTCTTTGATATGGGTCATAGCCTGCTCATTGATACTGCTGCTAATCATCATCCTCAATCTGATATTCACCCACGATTCCGGATATTCCATCTACGACACGATATGTACATTGCTGGCTATGACGATTCTCATGCTGCTCTCTTCCAACAACCGGCTGCAAAGCAATATTCTTTTGCTCAAACAAGTTGAACAATCGCAACAAAAACACTACGAACTGGCAAAGGACAGCATTAACCTCATCAATGTCAAGTATCACGACTTGAAGAAACTTGCCCTCCGTCTGGCTGATACTCCAGCAAACGACGTCGTGCCTACCGCAAAAACCTGGGCACAAGATATATCAAAAAGCATCTCGACCTATGACGCCATCTTTCATACCGGCAATGCAGCACTGGACACCATCATCAACGAAAACGCCCTATACTGCAATACAAACAATATCACCTTGCTGTGCATGGCCGATGGCAAATGCCTGGAATCATTATCAGAACCCTGCATCTATGCCCTGTTCGGCAATCTGCTCGACAATGCGACCGAAGCCGTAACCCAAGTGAACGATGTCGACAAACGAATCATCAATCTCACGGTTAAAAGCAGCAACGGTCTGATAACGATACAGGAAACCAATTATTTTTCCGGTTCAATTGCGTTTAATCGCGATGGCCTGCCGAAATCCAGCAAAAAAGACGATTCACATGGGTTCGGGTTACGTTCGATTGAACATGAGATCCGCACCCATCAAGGATATATGAAAATCTCCGTCGATCATGACCTGTTTACGTTGACAGCCATCATTCCCATTCCCTAA
- a CDS encoding TatD family hydrolase, with protein sequence MSKKHRDRSWAPAPIALPDGVHVIDDHTHVASVVPFAREMNRQAIERDQPPVPVYSVDEILEQAEAVGVEGVIDVGCELPNLKVAVQMALDHPITVHAGLAIHPNEAVLHGHHGVPGPDGLPLKYQPWHDVSFEDALAEVHRLATKYPEQVVAIGETGMDLFRTGEAAMEIQRDAFRAHIALAKELNLPMQIHDREAHKEVIETLLKDGSPERTVFHSWSGDTDLAQIAKEQGWYLSFSGASSFKGNEEIRKSAAVVGLDHIMVETDAPYLAPMPYRGRPNAPYMIPYTLKALADTLGLSITEVAKATRRTTNAVYGV encoded by the coding sequence ATGAGCAAGAAACATCGGGATCGAAGCTGGGCGCCGGCACCGATTGCGCTGCCGGACGGGGTGCACGTTATCGACGACCACACACATGTGGCGAGCGTGGTGCCGTTTGCGCGCGAGATGAACCGGCAGGCGATCGAGCGTGACCAGCCGCCGGTGCCGGTGTACAGCGTTGACGAGATTCTTGAGCAAGCCGAGGCCGTCGGTGTCGAGGGCGTCATCGACGTGGGTTGCGAATTGCCGAATCTCAAGGTGGCTGTGCAGATGGCGCTCGACCATCCGATAACCGTCCACGCAGGCTTGGCCATTCATCCGAACGAGGCAGTCCTCCATGGCCATCACGGGGTGCCGGGCCCTGACGGCTTGCCGCTTAAATACCAGCCGTGGCACGACGTGAGTTTCGAGGATGCGCTCGCCGAAGTCCACCGTCTGGCCACAAAATACCCTGAGCAGGTGGTCGCTATCGGAGAGACCGGCATGGATCTTTTCCGCACCGGCGAGGCCGCGATGGAGATCCAGCGCGATGCCTTCCGCGCCCATATCGCACTGGCCAAGGAGCTCAACCTGCCGATGCAGATCCACGATCGCGAGGCCCATAAAGAGGTCATCGAAACCCTGCTCAAGGACGGCAGCCCCGAACGCACCGTCTTCCACAGCTGGTCCGGCGACACTGACCTCGCCCAAATCGCCAAAGAACAGGGTTGGTATCTGAGCTTTTCCGGCGCATCCAGTTTCAAGGGCAATGAGGAGATTCGCAAGTCAGCGGCTGTCGTGGGCCTCGACCATATCATGGTGGAAACCGATGCCCCGTATTTGGCTCCGATGCCGTATCGCGGCCGCCCGAACGCGCCGTACATGATTCCTTATACCTTGAAGGCGCTCGCGGACACCCTTGGTTTGTCAATAACTGAAGTTGCCAAGGCGACGCGCCGCACTACAAATGCCGTGTATGGCGTTTAA